In Urechidicola croceus, a single window of DNA contains:
- a CDS encoding type II toxin-antitoxin system RelE/ParE family toxin: MKVFLSELAERKLLKLSEYLLEHWNLKTRDKFIYKLTEKIEQISIQPESCPKSSEFRNLYKCVVTKQTTFYYRINLDKKEIEIITIFDNRQNPEKLKKDIN, from the coding sequence ATGAAAGTATTCTTATCCGAACTTGCCGAAAGAAAACTTCTAAAACTTTCTGAATATCTATTAGAACATTGGAATTTAAAAACTAGAGATAAATTTATTTATAAACTGACTGAAAAAATTGAGCAAATATCAATTCAACCAGAAAGTTGCCCAAAATCATCTGAATTTAGAAATTTATATAAATGTGTTGTAACAAAACAAACAACATTTTATTATAGAATAAACCTTGATAAAAAAGAAATTGAAATCATTACAATTTTTGATAATAGACAAAATCCAGAAAAACTAAAAAAAGATATTAACTAA
- a CDS encoding outer membrane beta-barrel protein, translated as MKLNLFFVLLFTTYLSFSQTTKKTFFGFKGGLNFSNVVGQELDGTKTRYVGTELYGSLFADTELNDKWNLEYELLFSYTDDYHFIDIPIHLKYKIKKWNILFGPKLDFLADNDNLETGYQFQNFGVSFEIGTQYSISKKIFAELRYSKSMTKQIDDLFLEIYDGKRNTLRLGLGIRF; from the coding sequence ATGAAATTAAACTTATTTTTTGTTCTTCTATTTACTACATATTTATCATTTTCTCAAACTACAAAAAAAACATTTTTTGGATTTAAAGGCGGATTAAATTTCAGCAATGTTGTTGGTCAAGAATTAGATGGAACAAAAACTCGTTATGTTGGAACAGAATTATATGGAAGTCTGTTTGCTGATACAGAATTAAATGATAAATGGAATTTAGAATATGAATTACTCTTTTCTTATACAGATGATTATCATTTTATTGATATTCCTATTCATCTTAAATATAAGATAAAAAAATGGAACATTTTATTTGGCCCAAAACTAGACTTCTTAGCAGATAATGATAATCTTGAAACTGGATATCAATTTCAAAATTTTGGTGTATCTTTTGAAATTGGAACACAATATTCAATAAGTAAAAAAATATTTGCTGAACTAAGATATTCAAAAAGTATGACTAAACAAATTGATGATTTATTCCTTGAAATTTATGACGGAAAAAGAAATACGTTAAGATTAGGTCTTGGAATTAGATTCTAA